In one window of Sardina pilchardus chromosome 23, fSarPil1.1, whole genome shotgun sequence DNA:
- the gulp1b gene encoding PTB domain-containing engulfment adapter protein 1 isoform X2, whose amino-acid sequence MVTEASRSTRHNQKISTLRRTAPDHLQPPHRTCSMNRAFSRKKDKPTMHTPEALVKQHVAYNAKFLGITEVEQPKGTDVVKVAVRKLKFQRHIKKSEGQKAPKVELQISIYGVKILDPKTKEVQHNCQLHRMSFCADDKTDKRIFTFISTDPETKRHLCFVFDSEKCAEEITLAIGQAFDLAYKKFLESGGKDMETRKQIGNLQKRIQDLEAENSRLKKQLQDLEDQLMNAQVSPLLHLNPSNQAFMLQRPSALFWCGGGVGVGGGVGVGVDGVDGGDFTSLSCLEICSVTLTPASSPESSQSAGLLTPPPSKPAQSKPLSDHSVPRPRAGSIPTRGRSTDVFDMVPFSPVSPMTKILDSNGDTPPPSTPPPPPPTCLPLKERRIDLFGAEPFDPFICVPTDYSPDIQSKLDEMQEGFKMGLTLEGTVFSMDPLDSRC is encoded by the exons ATAAGCCCACCATGCACACCCCCGAAGCCCTGGTGAAGCAGCACGTGGCCTACAACGCCAAG TTCCTGGGGATCACGGAGGTGGAGCAGCCAAAAGGCACTGACGTGGTGAAGGTTGCTGTGCGCAAACTCAAG TTTCAAAGGCACATCAAGAAGTCAGAGGGACAGAAGGCCCCCAAAGTGGAATTGCAGATTTCCATCTACGGCGTGAAAATCTTAGATCCAAAGACAAAA GAAGTACAACATAATTGCCAGTTGCACAGGATGTCCTTCTGTGCAGATGATAAAACAGACAAGAGGATATTCACGTTCATCTCCACTGACCCCGAGACTAAAAGGCATCTGTGCTTTGTGTTTGACAGCGAAAAATGT GCAGAGGAGATCACCCTCGCCATCGGCCAAGCGTTTGACCTGGCATACAAAAAATTCCTGGAGTCCGGCGGTAAAGACATGGAGACCAGGAAACAGATAGGCAACCTACAGAAGAGG ATTCAAGATCTGGAGGCGGAGAACTCAAGATTAAAAAAGCAGCTTCAGGATCTGGAGGACCAGTTGATGAATGCCCAAGTGTCTCCC ctGCTCCACCTGAACCCCAGTAACCAGGCCTTCATGCTGCAGCGTCCCTCAGCTCTGTTCTGGTGCGGTGGCGGTGTTGGAGTTGGTGGCGGCGTAGGTGTTGGCGTGGATGGCGTGGATGGCGGCGACTTCACAAGCCTCTCCTGCCTGGAGATCTGCTCCGTCACGCTCACCCCCGCCAGCTCCCCTGAGTCCAGCCAATCAGCCGGCCTGCTCACACCCCCGCCCTCCAAACCCGCCCAATCAAAGCCCCTCAGCGACCACAGTGTGCCACGCCCTCGC GCCGGGAGTATCCCCACGCGGGGGCGATCCACTGATGTCTTCGACATGGTGCCCTTCTCACCTGTGTCGCCCATGACCAAGATATTGGACAGCAACGGGGacaccccacctccctccactcctcctcctcctcctccaacttgTCTACCACTTAAGGAGAGGA GAATAGACCTGTTTGGAGCTGAACCGTTTGACCCTTTCATCTGTGTACCCACAGACTACTCTCCGGACATACAATCCAAGCTGGACGAGATGcag GAGGGGTTCAAAATGGGACTAACTCTGGAAGGCACAGTATTTTCAATGGATCCACTGGATAGTCGATGTTGA
- the gulp1b gene encoding PTB domain-containing engulfment adapter protein 1 isoform X4, with the protein MNRAFSRKKDKPTMHTPEALVKQHVAYNAKFLGITEVEQPKGTDVVKVAVRKLKFQRHIKKSEGQKAPKVELQISIYGVKILDPKTKEVQHNCQLHRMSFCADDKTDKRIFTFISTDPETKRHLCFVFDSEKCAEEITLAIGQAFDLAYKKFLESGGKDMETRKQIGNLQKRIQDLEAENSRLKKQLQDLEDQLMNAQVSPLLHLNPSNQAFMLQRPSALFWCGGGVGVGGGVGVGVDGVDGGDFTSLSCLEICSVTLTPASSPESSQSAGLLTPPPSKPAQSKPLSDHSVPRPRAGSIPTRGRSTDVFDMVPFSPVSPMTKILDSNGDTPPPSTPPPPPPTCLPLKERSKYISLLGIDLFGAEPFDPFICVPTDYSPDIQSKLDEMQEGFKMGLTLEGTVFSMDPLDSRC; encoded by the exons ATAAGCCCACCATGCACACCCCCGAAGCCCTGGTGAAGCAGCACGTGGCCTACAACGCCAAG TTCCTGGGGATCACGGAGGTGGAGCAGCCAAAAGGCACTGACGTGGTGAAGGTTGCTGTGCGCAAACTCAAG TTTCAAAGGCACATCAAGAAGTCAGAGGGACAGAAGGCCCCCAAAGTGGAATTGCAGATTTCCATCTACGGCGTGAAAATCTTAGATCCAAAGACAAAA GAAGTACAACATAATTGCCAGTTGCACAGGATGTCCTTCTGTGCAGATGATAAAACAGACAAGAGGATATTCACGTTCATCTCCACTGACCCCGAGACTAAAAGGCATCTGTGCTTTGTGTTTGACAGCGAAAAATGT GCAGAGGAGATCACCCTCGCCATCGGCCAAGCGTTTGACCTGGCATACAAAAAATTCCTGGAGTCCGGCGGTAAAGACATGGAGACCAGGAAACAGATAGGCAACCTACAGAAGAGG ATTCAAGATCTGGAGGCGGAGAACTCAAGATTAAAAAAGCAGCTTCAGGATCTGGAGGACCAGTTGATGAATGCCCAAGTGTCTCCC ctGCTCCACCTGAACCCCAGTAACCAGGCCTTCATGCTGCAGCGTCCCTCAGCTCTGTTCTGGTGCGGTGGCGGTGTTGGAGTTGGTGGCGGCGTAGGTGTTGGCGTGGATGGCGTGGATGGCGGCGACTTCACAAGCCTCTCCTGCCTGGAGATCTGCTCCGTCACGCTCACCCCCGCCAGCTCCCCTGAGTCCAGCCAATCAGCCGGCCTGCTCACACCCCCGCCCTCCAAACCCGCCCAATCAAAGCCCCTCAGCGACCACAGTGTGCCACGCCCTCGC GCCGGGAGTATCCCCACGCGGGGGCGATCCACTGATGTCTTCGACATGGTGCCCTTCTCACCTGTGTCGCCCATGACCAAGATATTGGACAGCAACGGGGacaccccacctccctccactcctcctcctcctcctccaacttgTCTACCACTTAAGGAGAGGAGTAAGTATATCTCTCTCTTGG GAATAGACCTGTTTGGAGCTGAACCGTTTGACCCTTTCATCTGTGTACCCACAGACTACTCTCCGGACATACAATCCAAGCTGGACGAGATGcag GAGGGGTTCAAAATGGGACTAACTCTGGAAGGCACAGTATTTTCAATGGATCCACTGGATAGTCGATGTTGA
- the gulp1b gene encoding PTB domain-containing engulfment adapter protein 1 isoform X1 yields the protein MVTEASRSTRHNQKISTLRRTAPDHLQPPHRTCSMNRAFSRKKDKPTMHTPEALVKQHVAYNAKFLGITEVEQPKGTDVVKVAVRKLKFQRHIKKSEGQKAPKVELQISIYGVKILDPKTKEVQHNCQLHRMSFCADDKTDKRIFTFISTDPETKRHLCFVFDSEKCAEEITLAIGQAFDLAYKKFLESGGKDMETRKQIGNLQKRIQDLEAENSRLKKQLQDLEDQLMNAQVSPLLHLNPSNQAFMLQRPSALFWCGGGVGVGGGVGVGVDGVDGGDFTSLSCLEICSVTLTPASSPESSQSAGLLTPPPSKPAQSKPLSDHSVPRPRAGSIPTRGRSTDVFDMVPFSPVSPMTKILDSNGDTPPPSTPPPPPPTCLPLKERSKYISLLGIDLFGAEPFDPFICVPTDYSPDIQSKLDEMQEGFKMGLTLEGTVFSMDPLDSRC from the exons ATAAGCCCACCATGCACACCCCCGAAGCCCTGGTGAAGCAGCACGTGGCCTACAACGCCAAG TTCCTGGGGATCACGGAGGTGGAGCAGCCAAAAGGCACTGACGTGGTGAAGGTTGCTGTGCGCAAACTCAAG TTTCAAAGGCACATCAAGAAGTCAGAGGGACAGAAGGCCCCCAAAGTGGAATTGCAGATTTCCATCTACGGCGTGAAAATCTTAGATCCAAAGACAAAA GAAGTACAACATAATTGCCAGTTGCACAGGATGTCCTTCTGTGCAGATGATAAAACAGACAAGAGGATATTCACGTTCATCTCCACTGACCCCGAGACTAAAAGGCATCTGTGCTTTGTGTTTGACAGCGAAAAATGT GCAGAGGAGATCACCCTCGCCATCGGCCAAGCGTTTGACCTGGCATACAAAAAATTCCTGGAGTCCGGCGGTAAAGACATGGAGACCAGGAAACAGATAGGCAACCTACAGAAGAGG ATTCAAGATCTGGAGGCGGAGAACTCAAGATTAAAAAAGCAGCTTCAGGATCTGGAGGACCAGTTGATGAATGCCCAAGTGTCTCCC ctGCTCCACCTGAACCCCAGTAACCAGGCCTTCATGCTGCAGCGTCCCTCAGCTCTGTTCTGGTGCGGTGGCGGTGTTGGAGTTGGTGGCGGCGTAGGTGTTGGCGTGGATGGCGTGGATGGCGGCGACTTCACAAGCCTCTCCTGCCTGGAGATCTGCTCCGTCACGCTCACCCCCGCCAGCTCCCCTGAGTCCAGCCAATCAGCCGGCCTGCTCACACCCCCGCCCTCCAAACCCGCCCAATCAAAGCCCCTCAGCGACCACAGTGTGCCACGCCCTCGC GCCGGGAGTATCCCCACGCGGGGGCGATCCACTGATGTCTTCGACATGGTGCCCTTCTCACCTGTGTCGCCCATGACCAAGATATTGGACAGCAACGGGGacaccccacctccctccactcctcctcctcctcctccaacttgTCTACCACTTAAGGAGAGGAGTAAGTATATCTCTCTCTTGG GAATAGACCTGTTTGGAGCTGAACCGTTTGACCCTTTCATCTGTGTACCCACAGACTACTCTCCGGACATACAATCCAAGCTGGACGAGATGcag GAGGGGTTCAAAATGGGACTAACTCTGGAAGGCACAGTATTTTCAATGGATCCACTGGATAGTCGATGTTGA
- the gulp1b gene encoding PTB domain-containing engulfment adapter protein 1 isoform X3 gives MVTEASRSTRHNQKISTLRRTAPDHLQPPHRTCSMNRAFSRKKDKPTMHTPEALVKQHVAYNAKFLGITEVEQPKGTDVVKVAVRKLKFQRHIKKSEGQKAPKVELQISIYGVKILDPKTKEVQHNCQLHRMSFCADDKTDKRIFTFISTDPETKRHLCFVFDSEKCAEEITLAIGQAFDLAYKKFLESGGKDMETRKQIGNLQKRIQDLEAENSRLKKQLQDLEDQLMNAQVSPLLHLNPSNQAFMLQRPSALFWCGGGVGVGGGVGVGVDGVDGGDFTSLSCLEICSVTLTPASSPESSQSAGLLTPPPSKPAQSKPLSDHSVPRPRAGSIPTRGRSTDVFDMVPFSPVSPMTKILDSNGDTPPPSTPPPPPPTCLPLKERRIDLFGAEPFDPFICVPTDYSPDIQSKLDEMQRQRWRGSKWD, from the exons ATAAGCCCACCATGCACACCCCCGAAGCCCTGGTGAAGCAGCACGTGGCCTACAACGCCAAG TTCCTGGGGATCACGGAGGTGGAGCAGCCAAAAGGCACTGACGTGGTGAAGGTTGCTGTGCGCAAACTCAAG TTTCAAAGGCACATCAAGAAGTCAGAGGGACAGAAGGCCCCCAAAGTGGAATTGCAGATTTCCATCTACGGCGTGAAAATCTTAGATCCAAAGACAAAA GAAGTACAACATAATTGCCAGTTGCACAGGATGTCCTTCTGTGCAGATGATAAAACAGACAAGAGGATATTCACGTTCATCTCCACTGACCCCGAGACTAAAAGGCATCTGTGCTTTGTGTTTGACAGCGAAAAATGT GCAGAGGAGATCACCCTCGCCATCGGCCAAGCGTTTGACCTGGCATACAAAAAATTCCTGGAGTCCGGCGGTAAAGACATGGAGACCAGGAAACAGATAGGCAACCTACAGAAGAGG ATTCAAGATCTGGAGGCGGAGAACTCAAGATTAAAAAAGCAGCTTCAGGATCTGGAGGACCAGTTGATGAATGCCCAAGTGTCTCCC ctGCTCCACCTGAACCCCAGTAACCAGGCCTTCATGCTGCAGCGTCCCTCAGCTCTGTTCTGGTGCGGTGGCGGTGTTGGAGTTGGTGGCGGCGTAGGTGTTGGCGTGGATGGCGTGGATGGCGGCGACTTCACAAGCCTCTCCTGCCTGGAGATCTGCTCCGTCACGCTCACCCCCGCCAGCTCCCCTGAGTCCAGCCAATCAGCCGGCCTGCTCACACCCCCGCCCTCCAAACCCGCCCAATCAAAGCCCCTCAGCGACCACAGTGTGCCACGCCCTCGC GCCGGGAGTATCCCCACGCGGGGGCGATCCACTGATGTCTTCGACATGGTGCCCTTCTCACCTGTGTCGCCCATGACCAAGATATTGGACAGCAACGGGGacaccccacctccctccactcctcctcctcctcctccaacttgTCTACCACTTAAGGAGAGGA GAATAGACCTGTTTGGAGCTGAACCGTTTGACCCTTTCATCTGTGTACCCACAGACTACTCTCCGGACATACAATCCAAGCTGGACGAGATGcag CGGCAAAGATG GAGGGGTTCAAAATGGGACTAA